A genomic segment from Nitrospira sp. encodes:
- a CDS encoding Peptide deformylase yields MAIRPILLYPNPGLKSNAETVVPADQTVWTVIQDMLDTLAASPGVALAAPQIGHALRIIVVDVSRKKGEQGHGLVVLLNPVILAQEGRKLVREGCLSVPDYTGNVLRYEQVIVEGSAPDGRAVTVSASGFEALAFQHELDHLNGTLFLDRIQSLSTDLFRRKR; encoded by the coding sequence GTGGCTATCCGTCCGATTCTGCTCTATCCCAATCCGGGACTCAAATCCAACGCCGAAACCGTCGTCCCGGCGGATCAGACGGTGTGGACCGTCATCCAGGACATGCTCGACACCCTCGCCGCCTCCCCCGGCGTGGCGTTGGCGGCACCGCAGATCGGTCATGCCCTGCGGATCATCGTGGTGGATGTGTCACGTAAGAAAGGTGAGCAAGGCCATGGATTGGTGGTGCTGCTGAACCCGGTGATCCTGGCACAGGAAGGACGGAAGCTCGTCCGTGAAGGTTGCCTCAGCGTACCGGACTACACGGGCAACGTGCTGCGCTACGAACAGGTGATCGTGGAAGGGTCGGCGCCGGACGGCCGCGCCGTCACGGTGAGCGCCTCAGGGTTCGAGGCGCTCGCCTTTCAGCACGAGTTGGACCATTTGAACGGGACGCTCTTCCTCGACCGCATTCAATCGCTCAGCACTGATCTCTTTCGACGGAAGCGATGA